Proteins encoded within one genomic window of Ovis aries strain OAR_USU_Benz2616 breed Rambouillet chromosome 1, ARS-UI_Ramb_v3.0, whole genome shotgun sequence:
- the LOC114115573 gene encoding cytochrome c oxidase subunit 7C, mitochondrial gives MLGQGIRRFTTSVIRRSHYEEGPGKNIPFSVENKWRLLAMMTLFFGSGFAAPFFIVRHQLLKK, from the coding sequence ATGTTGGGACAGGGCATCCGGAGGTTCACAACCTCTGTGATTCGTCGGAGCCACTATGAGGAGGGTCCAGGGAAGAATATACCATTTTCAGTGGAAAACAAGTGGAGGTTACTAGCTATGATGACTTTGTTCTTTGGGTCTGGATTTGCTGCACCTTTCTTTATCGTAAGACACCAACTGCTTAAAAAGTAA